A single window of Ptychodera flava strain L36383 chromosome 3 unlocalized genomic scaffold, AS_Pfla_20210202 Scaffold_25__1_contigs__length_14229661_pilon, whole genome shotgun sequence DNA harbors:
- the LOC139125601 gene encoding transcription initiation factor TFIID subunit 11-like, protein MTSSASASTDIQVSRDQSAEDDTEHSARQIDESSENDGSNGVQKEKMRVDESSEEDSGDGDVEEDDGSEDVEDGDGSGDDNSDRDEAEHMDTDVDTDGTITDGKDSSSDEESDAEYKRHLNQLNRWGVENEPGHDTPLHNAADNGHLQIVKMLLHSGIDVNTKGKYERTALHLAVKKANSEVISLLIDKGC, encoded by the exons atgaCGTCATCAGCGTCAGCATCTACTGATATTCAGGTATCTAGAGATCAGAGTGCAGAAGATGACACAGAGCATAGTGCAAGACAGATAGATGAGAGTTCAGAGAATGATGGTTCAAATGGAGTGCAGAAGGAAAAAATGAGAGTGGATGAGTCATCTGAAGAGGATAGCGGAGATGGAGACGTTGAAGAGGATGATGGGAGTGAGGATGTTGAAGATGGTGATGGGAGTGGGGATGATAACTCAGATAGGGATGAGGCAGAGCACATGGATACAGACGTGGATACAGATGGTACCATTACTGATGGAAAAGATTCGTCATCTGATGAGGAAAGTGATGCAGAATACAAAAGACATTTAAATCAGCTTAATCGGTGGGGAGTAGAAAATGAACCA GGTCACGACACACCACTGCACAACGCGGCTGATAATGGACACCTTCAAATCGTGAAAATGCTACTTCACAGTGGAATAGACGTCAACACCAAGGGAAag TATGAACGCACAGCTCTTCACCTAGCAGTAAAGAAGGCTAACAGTGAAGTGATATCGCTACTGATCGACAAGGGTTGCTGA